The following proteins are encoded in a genomic region of Thunnus maccoyii chromosome 8, fThuMac1.1, whole genome shotgun sequence:
- the canx gene encoding calnexin isoform X2, whose protein sequence is MDQRVWFSVLLAAGLLCLSLTPVCQAEDLVEDVLGDDVDVEDELDLDVAGVDDDEELDGDMQDEAPPAPKTPPTPKVTYKAPEPMGEHFFAESFDRGTLEGWVMSSAKKDDADEEIAKYDGKWEVEEMKDSKLPGDKGLVLKSRAKHHAISGQMLRPFTFDTKPLIIQYEVNFQSGIDCGGAYVKLLTQTPDLDLDQFVDKTPYTIMFGPDKCGEEYKLHFIFRHQNPKTGEYEEKHAKKPDADLRTYYTDKKTHLYTLVVNPDNTFEVLVDQTVVNSGSLLTDMTPPVNPPAEIEDPDDQKPEDWDERPKIQDPAAAKPEDWDEDAPAQIADEDAVKPDGWLDDEPEYIGDPDAVKPEDWDEDMDGEWEAPQIPNPACETAPGCGAWKRPMIDNPNYKGKWKAPMIDNPNYQGVWKPRKIANPAFFEDLHPFRMSAFSAVGLELWSMTSDIFFDNFFITNDRNTADRWANDGWGLKKAAEGAAEPGLATQMLNAAEERPWLWVVYVLTMALPLVLIIAFCCTGKKKSAATPAAEYKKTDEPQPDVKEAEEEEEEEEEEKAEEAEKSSPAAEKSDGEENPAEKEDEEEEEEEEEEEEKEATADEKLEDDVLRRSPRNRKVRRD, encoded by the exons ATGGATCAGAGGGTGTGGTTTAGTGTTCTTCTGGCAGCGGGCCTCCTCTGCCTCAGTTTGACTCCTGTCTGTCAGGCCGAGGACCTGGTGGAGGACGTCCTGGGTGACGATGTGGACGTGGAGGACGAGCTGGATCTGGATGTAGCCGGAGTCGACGACGACGAGGAACTGGACGGGGACATGCAGGACGAAGCTCCGCCTGCTCCCAAGACTCCTCCCACACCTAAA GTGACCTACAAGGCTCCAGAGCCGATGGGGGAACATTTCTTCGCTGAGAGTTTCGACAGGGGGACACTTGAAGG GTGGGTGATGTCGAGCGCCAAGAAGGACGACGCCGATGAAGAGATCGCCAAGTATGACG GTAAATGGGAGGTGGAAGAGATGAAGGACAGTAAGCTGCCCGGTGATAAAGGTCTCGTTCTGAAGTCCAGAGCTAAACATCACGCCATCTCCGGTCAGATGCTGCGACCTTTCACCTTTGACACCAAACCGCTCATCATCCA GTACGAGGTGAACTTCCAGTCAGGTATCGACTGTGGCGGCGCCTACGTCAAGCTGCTGACTCAGACTCCCGACCTCGACCTG GACCAGTTTGTGGATAAAACTCCGTACACCATCATGTTCGGACCAGACAAATGTGGAGAAGAGTACAAACTGCACTTCATCTTCAGACACCAGAACCCCAAAACAGGAGAATACGAAGAGAAACACGCCAAGAAACCCGACGCCGACCTGAGGACGTACTACACTGACAAGAagacacacctgtacacactgg TGGTGAACCCTGACAACACCTTTGAGGTGCTGGTGGATCAGACGGTGGTGAACAGCGGCAGCCTGCTGACAGACATGACCCCCCCTGTCAACCCCCCCGCTGAGATCGAGGACCCCGACGACCAGAAGCCGGAGGACTGGGACGAGAGGCCCAAGATCCAGGACCCCGCCGCCGCCAAGCCCGAGGACTG ggatgAGGATGCTCCCGCTCAGATCGCTGATGAAGACGCCGTGAAACCAGACGGTTGGCTGGACGACGAGCCCGAGTACATCGGAGACCCCGACGCCGTCAAACCTGAAGACTG GGACGAGGACATGGACGGCGAATGGGAAGCTCCTCAGATCCCTAACCCCGCCTGTGAGACCGCCCCCGGCTGTGGAGCCTGGAAACGTCCGATGATCGACAACCCCAACTACAAGGGCAAGTGGAAGGCACCGATGATCGACAACCCCAACTACCAG GGCGTCTGGAAGCCGAGGAAGATCGCCAACCCAGCGTTCTTCGAGGACCTGCACCCGTTCAGGATGAGCGCCTTCAGCGCCGTGGGACTCGAGCTCTGGTCCATGACCTCCGACATCTTCTTCGACAACTTCTTCATCACCAACGACCGCAACACCGCCGACCGCTGGGCCAACGACGGCTGGGGGCTGAAGAAGGCAGCAGAGGGCGCCGCTGAG CCGGGTCTGGCCACTCAGATGCTGAACGCCGCAGAGGAGCGTCCGTGGCTCTGGGTCGTCTACGTCCTCACCATGGCTTTACCGCTCGTCCTCATCATCGCCTTCTGCTGCACGGGCAAG aagaagagcgCAGCGACGCCGGCGGCGGAGTACAAGAAGACAGACGAACCTCAGCCCGACGTgaaggaggcggaggaggaggaagaagaggaggaggaggagaaggctgAAGAGGCCGAGAAGAGCAGTCCAG CTGCAGAGAAGAGCGACGGAGAGGAAAACCCTGCAgagaaagaagatgaagaagaagaagaagaagaggaagaagaagaagagaaggaggccACAGCTGACGAG AAGTTGGAGGATGACGTTCTGCGGAGATCTCCCAGGAACAGGAAGGTCAGAAGGGACTAA
- the canx gene encoding calnexin isoform X1, translating to MDQRVWFSVLLAAGLLCLSLTPVCQAEDLVEDVLGDDVDVEDELDLDVAGVDDDEELDGDMQDEAPPAPKTPPTPKVTYKAPEPMGEHFFAESFDRGTLEGWVMSSAKKDDADEEIAKYDGKWEVEEMKDSKLPGDKGLVLKSRAKHHAISGQMLRPFTFDTKPLIIQYEVNFQSGIDCGGAYVKLLTQTPDLDLDQFVDKTPYTIMFGPDKCGEEYKLHFIFRHQNPKTGEYEEKHAKKPDADLRTYYTDKKTHLYTLVVNPDNTFEVLVDQTVVNSGSLLTDMTPPVNPPAEIEDPDDQKPEDWDERPKIQDPAAAKPEDWDEDAPAQIADEDAVKPDGWLDDEPEYIGDPDAVKPEDWDEDMDGEWEAPQIPNPACETAPGCGAWKRPMIDNPNYKGKWKAPMIDNPNYQGVWKPRKIANPAFFEDLHPFRMSAFSAVGLELWSMTSDIFFDNFFITNDRNTADRWANDGWGLKKAAEGAAEPGLATQMLNAAEERPWLWVVYVLTMALPLVLIIAFCCTGKKKSAATPAAEYKKTDEPQPDVKEAEEEEEEEEEEKAEEAEKSSPAAEKSDGEENPAEKEDEEEEEEEEEEEEKEATADELEDDVLRRSPRNRKVRRD from the exons ATGGATCAGAGGGTGTGGTTTAGTGTTCTTCTGGCAGCGGGCCTCCTCTGCCTCAGTTTGACTCCTGTCTGTCAGGCCGAGGACCTGGTGGAGGACGTCCTGGGTGACGATGTGGACGTGGAGGACGAGCTGGATCTGGATGTAGCCGGAGTCGACGACGACGAGGAACTGGACGGGGACATGCAGGACGAAGCTCCGCCTGCTCCCAAGACTCCTCCCACACCTAAA GTGACCTACAAGGCTCCAGAGCCGATGGGGGAACATTTCTTCGCTGAGAGTTTCGACAGGGGGACACTTGAAGG GTGGGTGATGTCGAGCGCCAAGAAGGACGACGCCGATGAAGAGATCGCCAAGTATGACG GTAAATGGGAGGTGGAAGAGATGAAGGACAGTAAGCTGCCCGGTGATAAAGGTCTCGTTCTGAAGTCCAGAGCTAAACATCACGCCATCTCCGGTCAGATGCTGCGACCTTTCACCTTTGACACCAAACCGCTCATCATCCA GTACGAGGTGAACTTCCAGTCAGGTATCGACTGTGGCGGCGCCTACGTCAAGCTGCTGACTCAGACTCCCGACCTCGACCTG GACCAGTTTGTGGATAAAACTCCGTACACCATCATGTTCGGACCAGACAAATGTGGAGAAGAGTACAAACTGCACTTCATCTTCAGACACCAGAACCCCAAAACAGGAGAATACGAAGAGAAACACGCCAAGAAACCCGACGCCGACCTGAGGACGTACTACACTGACAAGAagacacacctgtacacactgg TGGTGAACCCTGACAACACCTTTGAGGTGCTGGTGGATCAGACGGTGGTGAACAGCGGCAGCCTGCTGACAGACATGACCCCCCCTGTCAACCCCCCCGCTGAGATCGAGGACCCCGACGACCAGAAGCCGGAGGACTGGGACGAGAGGCCCAAGATCCAGGACCCCGCCGCCGCCAAGCCCGAGGACTG ggatgAGGATGCTCCCGCTCAGATCGCTGATGAAGACGCCGTGAAACCAGACGGTTGGCTGGACGACGAGCCCGAGTACATCGGAGACCCCGACGCCGTCAAACCTGAAGACTG GGACGAGGACATGGACGGCGAATGGGAAGCTCCTCAGATCCCTAACCCCGCCTGTGAGACCGCCCCCGGCTGTGGAGCCTGGAAACGTCCGATGATCGACAACCCCAACTACAAGGGCAAGTGGAAGGCACCGATGATCGACAACCCCAACTACCAG GGCGTCTGGAAGCCGAGGAAGATCGCCAACCCAGCGTTCTTCGAGGACCTGCACCCGTTCAGGATGAGCGCCTTCAGCGCCGTGGGACTCGAGCTCTGGTCCATGACCTCCGACATCTTCTTCGACAACTTCTTCATCACCAACGACCGCAACACCGCCGACCGCTGGGCCAACGACGGCTGGGGGCTGAAGAAGGCAGCAGAGGGCGCCGCTGAG CCGGGTCTGGCCACTCAGATGCTGAACGCCGCAGAGGAGCGTCCGTGGCTCTGGGTCGTCTACGTCCTCACCATGGCTTTACCGCTCGTCCTCATCATCGCCTTCTGCTGCACGGGCAAG aagaagagcgCAGCGACGCCGGCGGCGGAGTACAAGAAGACAGACGAACCTCAGCCCGACGTgaaggaggcggaggaggaggaagaagaggaggaggaggagaaggctgAAGAGGCCGAGAAGAGCAGTCCAG CTGCAGAGAAGAGCGACGGAGAGGAAAACCCTGCAgagaaagaagatgaagaagaagaagaagaagaggaagaagaagaagagaaggaggccACAGCTGACGAG TTGGAGGATGACGTTCTGCGGAGATCTCCCAGGAACAGGAAGGTCAGAAGGGACTAA